A window of Microbacterium sp. BK668 genomic DNA:
GTGGATCATCTTCGCGCCGGCGTCCTGGTGCTGACCGGGACCGGCGAAGGCGACCGAGAGCGTCTCGCCCTTCGCGTGCTCGCCCATGAGGTAGATCGACGGGTACTTCATCGTCACCTTCGAGCCGATGTTGCCGTCGATCCACTCCATCGTCGCGCCCTCGTGCGCGATGGCGCGCTTGGTGACGAGGTTGTAGACGTTGTTCGACCAGTTCTGGATGGTCGTGTACCTCACGCGGGCGTTCTTCTTGACGATGATCTCGACCACGGCCGAGTGCAGTGAGTCGCTCTTGTAGATGGGAGCCGTGCAGCCCTCGATGTAGTGCACGTACGAGCCCTCGTCCGCGATGATCAGCGTGCGCTCGAACTGGCCCATGTTCTCGGTGTTGATCCGGAAGTAGGCCTGCAGCGGGATCTCGACGTGGACGCCCTTGGGGACGTAGACGAACGACCCGCCCGACCAGACGGCCGTGTTGAGCGCGGCGAACTTGTTGTCGCCGGCCGGGATGACGGTGCCGAAGTACTCCTCGAAGAACTCCGGGTGCTCCTTGAGAGCCGTGTCGGTGTCGAGGAAGATGACGCCCTGCGCCTCGAGCTCCTCCTGGATCTGGTGGTAGACGACCTCCGACTCGTACTGCGCGGCGACGCCCGCGACGAGGCGCGCGCGCTCGGCCTCGGGGATGCCCAGGCGCTCGTACGTGTTCTTGATGTCTTCGGGGAGGTCCTCCCACGACTGCGCCTGCTTCTCGGTCGAGCGCACGAAGTACTTGATGTTGTCGAAGTCGATGTCGCTGAGGTCGGCGCCCCAGGTCGGCATCGGCTTGCGACCGAAGAGCTGCAGGCCCTTCAGGCGGTTCTTGAGCATCCACTCGGGCTCGCTCTTGAGAGCCGAGATGTCACGGACGACGGCTTCGTTGAGCCCGCGCTTCGCGCTGGCTCCGGCGGCGTCGGGGTCGTGCCATCCGAATTCGTACACCCCCAGACCTTCGAGCTCGGGGCGGTCGATCAGCACATCGGACATCGTCACACTCTCCTCATGGGCCGAAACGGTGTCAGCCGCCCCGGCATTCCTGATCTTCCTGGGAGGTGGGAAGGGGGATGCCGCTCTGGGCCCTCATCGGCGGCGCCGGTCCTGCGCGCCTAAACTGTTCGTGATGCGCGGCGCCGATGGGCACTCGCGCGCAACCCCTCGATTCTACAG
This region includes:
- the sufB gene encoding Fe-S cluster assembly protein SufB → MSDVLIDRPELEGLGVYEFGWHDPDAAGASAKRGLNEAVVRDISALKSEPEWMLKNRLKGLQLFGRKPMPTWGADLSDIDFDNIKYFVRSTEKQAQSWEDLPEDIKNTYERLGIPEAERARLVAGVAAQYESEVVYHQIQEELEAQGVIFLDTDTALKEHPEFFEEYFGTVIPAGDNKFAALNTAVWSGGSFVYVPKGVHVEIPLQAYFRINTENMGQFERTLIIADEGSYVHYIEGCTAPIYKSDSLHSAVVEIIVKKNARVRYTTIQNWSNNVYNLVTKRAIAHEGATMEWIDGNIGSKVTMKYPSIYLMGEHAKGETLSVAFAGPGQHQDAGAKMIHMAPYTQSSIVSKSIARGGGRAGYRGEVRVDANAHHSANTVRCDALLVDTISRSDTYPAIDIRVDDVQLGHEATVSKVSEEQLFYLQSRGLPEDEAMAMIVRGFIEPIARELPMEYALELNKLIEMGMEGSVG